From the genome of Geminicoccaceae bacterium:
CATCTCTGCCCCTCGCAGCATGCCGGCGGCGGTTGTCGATCCGTGAATGCGTCGGCTTCCGCCACTCAGACGGGTAGGCGGGCGGTGCTGGAAGTCGCGTTCACACGCGCTTCAATGGCATCCCAGATCATGGCTTCGAGTGAGGTGCCATCGAAGCGGCCGATCTCCTGCAGACCGGTCGGCGAGGTGACATTGATCTCGGTAAGGTAGTCGCCAATCACGTCGATGCCGACGAAGATCAGTCCTTTCTCGGACAGCGTCGGTCCCAGTGCCTCGCAGATTTCCATTTCACGCCGCGTGAGCGCGGTTTTTTCCGCGCGACCGCCGACATGAAGATTGGCGCGGGTCTCGGATGCCGCCGGCACGCGATTGACACCACCCGCCGCCTTGCCGTCCACGAGAATGATGCGCTTGTCGCCCTTGCGGATCTCGGGGATGTAGCGCTGGATCATCAAGGGTTCGTTGAGGAAGCCCCGGAACGTTTCCATCAGGCTGGCGAGATTGGGATCGTCGCGCTTCAGCAGAAAGATTCCTGCACCTCCGTTGCCGTAGAGCGGTTTGACGATGATATCGCCGTGTTCCTTGCGGAATGCGCGCACCTCATCGGTGTCATAAGTGATCAGTGTGGGGGGCATGAAGTCCGGGAACTGCGTGACGAACAGCTTTTCAGGTGCGTTGCGTACCGATGCCGGATCGTTGACGACGAGCGTCTGCGGATGAATGCGTTCGAGCAGGTGGGTAGCCGTGATATAGGCAAGGTTGAAGGGCGGATCCTGTCGCATCAGAACGACATCTATCGTCGCCAGGTCAATGGCTTCCGGCGTGCCGGCGGTGAAGTGACTGCCCTTTTCGCGACGAACCTCGAACGGGCGCGCCCTGGCGACGACCCCCCCCTCCCGGTAGCTCAGGTCCTGCGGCAGATAGTGATACAGTCCATGACCGCGCTGCTGTGCTTCCAGGGCCAGGACGAAGGTACTGTCGGCATCGATATTGATGCTTTCGAGCGGATCCATCTGAATGGCTACGGCAAGCGACATCGGGTGCTCCCTGCGGAAATCGACGAGCAGCATTTGACAGGCGACCGGCCGCTTGACAAGAGCAAGGCTGATTGACGTTCCCATTCATGGAGAGGCTCATGACCAGTCGTTCGGGCAATCTTCCCTCATATGATGACAGCAACATCTTTGCCCGCATCCTGCGTGGCGAGATCCCCTGCAAGAAGGTCTATGAGGACGAGTATGCGCTCGCCTTCCACGATATCCAGCCGCAGGCTCCCGTGCATGTGCTGGTCATCCCCAAGGCGCCCTACGTGTCGATGGCGGACTTTTCAGCCGGAGCGGACGACGCCCAGGTGGCCGGATTCTTCCGGGCAGTCGGCAAGGTGGCGTCCATGCTGGAGATCGAGGCGGATGGCTACCGGATGCTGGCCAACCATGGCCGCAACGCCAACCAGGAGGTGCCGCATTTCCACGTCCACCTGTTCGGTGGCCGCCCGCTGGGCGGCATGATCAGGCAGCCCGGATGAACGCTGCTTCCACCATCATGAAGCAGAGGACGGCCGATCAGTCCTTGTGTTTGTAGGTGCTGGCGAAGAACGGCTCCTTGACGTCGTTGCCTGCCGGCAGCTGCAGGCTGCAGGCGGAAAGGCCGAGAACGGAAACGGCTAGGACTATGGCCAGAATGCGCATGGGCACGAAACCTCGGTCTGCGTTGACGACGGTTCATCCTTAGGTGGCGATCCCGCCCACGGTCAATGTGCTTCGTGGGCGGAACGGACATTGTGAGGAGCAGTGTCGCTTTGCCGCCCGGCAATCCCGGCCGGTTATTCTTCCAGAATCCGGACAATTCCCTCTTCGGGCAGGAGTTCCAGCATGGTGTGATTGGCGATCAATGAGGTGATATCACCTTCGAACCTGTCCATCAGGACGATTCCGCCGAAAGCCGCGCCCTGGGCCATGACCGGATTCGCGTGATTGAGCAGCAGGGCGGCGGGAGCCATGCCGCGTGCCTGCATCTCGTGGAACATCCACGCGGTGGCGACACCGCCCTTGGCCTGGTCGAGAACGAGGATGCGGCCGACATAGTTCTCGCCGTAGAGCTTGTGGGTCGGTCGCGAGAAGGTCCCCTTGAGGCGATCGAGATCGTATCGGGCGGAAAAGCCGTCGCTGGCGACCAGGGCGCGGGCCTTCAACGGTGCACCCATGCCGGGATGGCAGCGGATCTCCGTCATGCGAGCCTCCCGGCAATCGCCGCCTCGATACAACGGGTCGTGGGTTGCAGCACCGGCTCGTAGCCATAGCCCTGGATGATGTTGGCGAGCTTCGCCGAATTGGTCAGAAGCCGTTTCCAGCCCATCATTTCGCCCATTTCACGAGCATACATCTGGTAAAAGCATACCCCTTCGAGGATCCGCGCACCTGCGGCCTCGATCACTGCCCGCAGCCCCATGCGTTCAGCCGCACGAACGACTTCGGGTGGCGCGGTGAGCAGGACGGCGACATGCTCTTTGACCTTGCGGCCCTCAAGCAGTCCGGCGACGAGTTGCATTTCGTAGAGCGAAAGTTGCGGGGCGGCGAATACCACCACATCAACATGATCGCCGTCCTTGCGAAAACTGTCATAGAAGGCGTCAAGGTCGGACCGGCGCAGATGTTCGGCCTCGACTGGCCGCCCGCCGGTCGCCTGATCGAGGGTCGCGGCATCGGGCGTGATGCCCTCGATATGGAACATCGGTGTCGATCCATAGCTGGCCAGCGCCGCACCGAAATGCTTGAGCGCATCGGATCCGGGGGTAGGGCCCGCGCCGGATATCAGCGGCACTTCGAAGTAGTTGCGCATCCTGCGGCCAATAAGACCGCCAAGCGCTCCCCAGTCAGCAAGGTCCTCCAGACGGAAACCTTCTTCCAGCCGGAAGTGTCGCGTGGCCAGCCGTCGTTGCGAAAGGTGCATCCCGTAGCGCGGCACCCGCCCGGTTAGCCCGGCCCAGAATGCCGCGACGCCGCCCTCGAAGTTAGAGCGCGCACCCAATACGCCGTTGCAGTAGATCGTCGAACCCGTATCCCCCATAGCGAGATGTTCGCCACGCGTCGGTGGAATCACGACCTGATAATTGATGCAGGTGTTGGTGAGCAGCACGCCCATGGCTTCGAACGCGCGGACGATACGGCCCTCCCGCTCGGGCGCGTGTTCCGGCTGGTCAAGCCAGCTGCACGCCGACGGATCGACACCGCGCGGATCGGTGATCGTCGGGATCATGACTTTGCGATGTCCGGGCGATGCCGCGGCGCAACGTTCCAGCATCTGAACGCCGGCTTCGCCCACCGCCTCGCCATCGGCCATGACATGGGCCTGGGTGACCGGCACGAAATCGCTGGCGTCGAAGAACCGGCCCACTGTCACCTGTTGTTCGAGTGCCAGTCGCCGGGGTTCCCCGAATTCGCCGTCGATCATGCGCTTTTCGAGATCATTCAGTTGCATACCCGTCCTCCCCCCTTCGGATACCCGCCCATTTCAGAGTGCTGGCGGTTGAAGTCAAGCCCGGGTAGCCGCTAAACCGGGTTCATCCCTTCGTTCCATCATTCAACAGCCATACGGATGCCGATTTGACCCATCGCGAACCCCTTGAGGTGCTCAGGGAAATTTTCGGCTATCCGTCTTTTCGCGGCCAGCAGGCGGAGATCATCGATCATGTGCTCGCGGGTGGTGACGCATTGGTATTGATGCCCACCGGCGGGGGCAAGTCATTGTGCTATCAGGTTCCGGCCCTCTGCCGTGACGGTACGGTGCTGGTCGTGACACCGCTCATCGCGCTGATGCAGGATCAGGTGATGGCGATGCAGCAGCTGGGCGTGCATGCCGAGGCGCTCAATTCGGTCATGCCGTTCGCGGAACAGCGGCGCGTCGAGCGCAGTCTCCTCGCTGGCGAACTGGATCTCGTCTATGTCGCCCCCGAACGTGTCACCGCTACGGGTTTCCTTGACCTTCTGGCCCGTGCGCCGATACGGCTGTTTGCCATCGACGAAGCCCACTGCGTCAGTCAGTGGGGACACAATTTCCGTCCCGACTATCTTGAGCTTGCACGCCTGCACCAGAGCCTGCCCGGCATCCCGCGCCTGGCACTGACGGCCACCGCTGACGTGCCGACCCGCAACGAGATCGTCGAGCGCCTCGATCTGGGTGATGGGCGCGTGTTCGTGTCCGGCTTCGACAGGCCCAATATCCGCTATCTCATCCGCATCAAGGACAATCCGCGGCGGCAGCTGCTTTCCTTCATCGAAGCCCGTCACAAGGGTGACGCCGGCATCGTCTACTGCCTCAGCCGGGCGAAGGTCGAGGAGACGGCGCGCTGGCTGAACGAACAGGGGGTCCGGGCGCTGCCGTATCACGCCGGACTGCCCCCCGAGGCGCGGGCGCACAACCAGCGGTGCTTCATTTCCGAGGAGGGGTTGGTCGTCGTGGCGACCATCGCCTTCGGCATGGGTATCGACAAGCCCAATGTCCGTTTCGTCGCCCACCTCGACCTGCCGAAAAGCATCGAGGCCTATTACCAGGAGACCGGGCGGGCCGGACGGGACGGTCTCCCGGCGACTGCCTGGCTGGCCTATGGCATGGAGGATATCGGCAAGCTCCAGTCCCTTCTGGCCCGCTCGCAGGGGGACGAACGGCAAAAACGCCTGGAACGGCAGAAACTCGATGCCATGCTCGGCTATGTCGAAACCACCCGTTGCCGGCGACAGGTGCTGCTGTCCTATTTCGGCGAAGACGGACACGAGCCCTGCGGCAATTGTGACAGCTGTCTTGAGCCGGCTGCGACCTTTGACGCCACCGAACCGGTCCAGCTTGCGCTTTCGGCCATCTACCGTACCGGCCAGCGCTTCGGCGCCGGCCATGTCATCGACGTGCTGCGCGGGGTCGACAACGACCGGGCCGTGCAGTTCGGCCATGACCGGCTGCAGTTGTTCGGCCGTGGCCGCCGGTTTTCGGCCCGGGAGTGGAAGGGAATCATGCGGCAACTGGCCGCGCTTGGACTCGTGGCCGTCGACATGGAAGGACACGGCGGGCTGATGCTCGCGGGCGACGTGCGACCGGTACTCAAGGGGGAGCGCAAGGTCATGCTTCGGCAGTTGCCCAAGACCTCGAAAACACGTGAGAAGGGGGGACGGGCATCGGGAGGGGCCGACTCGCTGACCGATCGCGCTGACCGCGCCCTGTTCGAACGCCTGCGCCATCGGCGGCTCGAACTGGCCCGCGAACAGGGAGTTCCTCCCTATGTCATCATGCACGACTCGACGCTTGTCGCCATTGCCGAGCGGCGTCCGGGGGATCTTGCCGCCCTGTCACTCATCCCCGGAATGGGGGCGAGAAAGATCGAGCGCTACGGAGCGGAAATGCTCGCCATCGTCGAAACCGCCGATGAGGCAGCCTGATCCGATTCGGTAAAATCTGTCACTGCAGAATTTCCGTAGTCGGACCTGTCCCGCCCATTGCCGCGTCTGACGCCATTCGGGTGTATTTTCGAACAGGTCGCCGGGTCCGTATCGTCGTGCCGGGAAATGCGGTGCTTCGAAATTTCATTGGGGGATACTCTCCTTCATCAATCGTTGGTAGATTGCCGTCGTGACGACGGATGAGCAACAGGAGGTTCGGGAGTTCGGGATGTTGGCGTTTGCGGATCAGCACCTGTCAGAACTGGCGCAGGGCTGGAGAACCTGGCTGTTCAAGGAGCGGCGTCTGGCATCGCGGACCCTTGCGGCCTACGAGCAGGATCTTGCTGCCTTCATCACCTTCCTTTCCGGCCACCATGGCG
Proteins encoded in this window:
- the recQ gene encoding DNA helicase RecQ — protein: MTHREPLEVLREIFGYPSFRGQQAEIIDHVLAGGDALVLMPTGGGKSLCYQVPALCRDGTVLVVTPLIALMQDQVMAMQQLGVHAEALNSVMPFAEQRRVERSLLAGELDLVYVAPERVTATGFLDLLARAPIRLFAIDEAHCVSQWGHNFRPDYLELARLHQSLPGIPRLALTATADVPTRNEIVERLDLGDGRVFVSGFDRPNIRYLIRIKDNPRRQLLSFIEARHKGDAGIVYCLSRAKVEETARWLNEQGVRALPYHAGLPPEARAHNQRCFISEEGLVVVATIAFGMGIDKPNVRFVAHLDLPKSIEAYYQETGRAGRDGLPATAWLAYGMEDIGKLQSLLARSQGDERQKRLERQKLDAMLGYVETTRCRRQVLLSYFGEDGHEPCGNCDSCLEPAATFDATEPVQLALSAIYRTGQRFGAGHVIDVLRGVDNDRAVQFGHDRLQLFGRGRRFSAREWKGIMRQLAALGLVAVDMEGHGGLMLAGDVRPVLKGERKVMLRQLPKTSKTREKGGRASGGADSLTDRADRALFERLRHRRLELAREQGVPPYVIMHDSTLVAIAERRPGDLAALSLIPGMGARKIERYGAEMLAIVETADEAA
- a CDS encoding histidine triad nucleotide-binding protein, producing MTSRSGNLPSYDDSNIFARILRGEIPCKKVYEDEYALAFHDIQPQAPVHVLVIPKAPYVSMADFSAGADDAQVAGFFRAVGKVASMLEIEADGYRMLANHGRNANQEVPHFHVHLFGGRPLGGMIRQPG
- a CDS encoding aconitase X catalytic domain-containing protein, producing the protein MQLNDLEKRMIDGEFGEPRRLALEQQVTVGRFFDASDFVPVTQAHVMADGEAVGEAGVQMLERCAAASPGHRKVMIPTITDPRGVDPSACSWLDQPEHAPEREGRIVRAFEAMGVLLTNTCINYQVVIPPTRGEHLAMGDTGSTIYCNGVLGARSNFEGGVAAFWAGLTGRVPRYGMHLSQRRLATRHFRLEEGFRLEDLADWGALGGLIGRRMRNYFEVPLISGAGPTPGSDALKHFGAALASYGSTPMFHIEGITPDAATLDQATGGRPVEAEHLRRSDLDAFYDSFRKDGDHVDVVVFAAPQLSLYEMQLVAGLLEGRKVKEHVAVLLTAPPEVVRAAERMGLRAVIEAAGARILEGVCFYQMYAREMGEMMGWKRLLTNSAKLANIIQGYGYEPVLQPTTRCIEAAIAGRLA
- the gshB gene encoding glutathione synthase; the encoded protein is MSLAVAIQMDPLESINIDADSTFVLALEAQQRGHGLYHYLPQDLSYREGGVVARARPFEVRREKGSHFTAGTPEAIDLATIDVVLMRQDPPFNLAYITATHLLERIHPQTLVVNDPASVRNAPEKLFVTQFPDFMPPTLITYDTDEVRAFRKEHGDIIVKPLYGNGGAGIFLLKRDDPNLASLMETFRGFLNEPLMIQRYIPEIRKGDKRIILVDGKAAGGVNRVPAASETRANLHVGGRAEKTALTRREMEICEALGPTLSEKGLIFVGIDVIGDYLTEINVTSPTGLQEIGRFDGTSLEAMIWDAIEARVNATSSTARLPV
- a CDS encoding DUF126 domain-containing protein — protein: MTEIRCHPGMGAPLKARALVASDGFSARYDLDRLKGTFSRPTHKLYGENYVGRILVLDQAKGGVATAWMFHEMQARGMAPAALLLNHANPVMAQGAAFGGIVLMDRFEGDITSLIANHTMLELLPEEGIVRILEE